In Paenibacillus stellifer, the DNA window AAGGCTGGATGGGCAAAAGCCATGCGCTCCATGAAGGAGTCAAATTGGCAAAAGGGGAATGGCTGCTGTTCACGGACGGGGACATCCTGTTTCATCCGGAATGCCTCGCCAAGGCCGAGACATCCTGCCGAAAGGAAGAAGTTGACCATCTGTCGCTGATTCCCGATTTCAAGGGCAGCCATCTTTTCTCCAAGTGGTACGGAGCGTACATCTTCTCCAGCGCTTCATCGTTCGGGATGCTGTGGAAGGCTAAGGACCCGAAAGCGCCTCAGACGCTCGGAGTAGGGGCATTCAACCTGCTGCGCCGAAGCGCTTATGAGGCGATTGGAACACACGCCGCTTTCGCGTACGTGACTACAGACGACAACGAGCTTGCCAAAAGAGTCAAGAAGTTCGGGCTGCGCCAGAACGTTATGTACGGCAGCGGCATGATCGCGGTCTGGAATTGGTATGAAAGTCTCCGCCAGTTGATCGGAAGCGTGGAGAAGTCCTTGTTCACGCCGGGTAAAGCTGTGATGACCACTGTGGCCTGCATGCTGACCATGCTGTATCCCTGGGCCGGTCTCTTCTTGGGTCCGATAGGCGCAAGAGTGGTGTGCGGCCTCAGCCTTTTGTCGGTATTCTGGCTGTATTTCCGGTATTCTCGGCATGCCGGGGGCGGCGCATGGTACGGTCTGGCGCATCCGTTAATCGGCCTCTGCCTGATTGCCGGTGGAGTAAGAGGCGCTTACCGGGCGAAAGTGAACGGCGGCATGACCTGGCGCGGCACGACCTATAATTTGAACAATTTGAAGTCCTGACCGTTGGGATATCGGATTACGGATTCGGACTGGAACGAAAATATACGCTTCTCTCCTTAAAGCCGAGCGATCTCCAGAAACTCAAGGCACGCTCGTTCCAGAACATCGCTTCAACATCAAGTTTATCCGTCTGCAGATGACCCGTCAGGACGAGGAAGGCTTCTCTTCCAAGTCCTTGGCGGCGGTATTCCCGGCGGATGAAGTAATGTCTGATGTACAGCGGATTGGAGTGATGCCTGATCAGCGAATATCCTGTTATTTCCCCCTCGAAGAGAAATAAATAGGCGGTGTAGTCGGTTTCGATGAACCGCTGCATACGCTCCTTCAGTTGTCCGATATTCATGGAATTGTCATGCTGTTCGTCCGCAATAAGTTGTCTGTTCATTTCTGCGAGCAGATCAAGGTCGCTCCCGTCGGCTTCTCTGATCGTTAAATTGTTCATCATAACCCCCTAATAACTGGTTTTCCGACCTCAATCATATCCTGAATTCCCGAATTCATACAGTGCGGAGATGGACATTTCGCCCGCTGTACAAAAAATTTCCTTTATGGCATTGACAGATTGCACAGGACAATTTAAAGTTTTAATCATTGAAAGTGATAATCATTATCACTAATACATACAAGAGCTTGATAGGGGGATAAGGAAATGAAGAAGTTGTGGATTCCGGTATTCATTCTGATGATGGCGGTGGTTACTGCTTGTGGAAATAATGGCACAAATAATGCCGGAGGCTCTTCGGCAAGCACAAGCCCAAGTCCAGCCAGCCCGACTGCATCAGCGCCGGCAGCTTCGGCCGAAAGCACAATTGCCCCAGAAGGAAGCACAGGGACATTTACATACCAATCGGATGCAGGTCCGGTAGAAGTTCCGGTGAATCCGCAGCGCGTCGTGGTACTGTCCGGCTTCACGGGCAATGTGCTGGCGCTTGGCGTCAACCTGGTCGGCGTTGATTCCTGGAGCAAGAACAACCCGAATTTTGCGGATAAGCTGAAGGACGTCGAGGCCGTATCCGAAGAGGATCTGGAGAAGATCATCGAGCTGAAGCCGGATCTCATTATCGCTTACGACAGCGTGAAGAATCTGGACAAGCTCAAGCAGATCGCCCCGACAGTTGTCTATACGTACGCTAAAGTCGATTACTTGACCCAGCATATCGAAATCGGCAAGCTGCTGAACAAGGAGAAAGAGGCTCAAGTTTGGGTCGATGACTTCAAAGCGCGGATGGCGACAGCGGGAGAGGAAATCCGGGCGAAGATCGGCGACAAGACCATCTCCGTTATGGAGAATGACGCCAAGCAATTTTATCTCTTCGGCGATCACTGGGGCCGTGGCACGGAAATACTGTATCAGGGCATGAAGCTGAACATGCCGGTAAAAGTGAAGGATGCAGTTGCCAAGGACGGTTGGTACGCTGTGTCTCTTGAAGTGCTTCCTGAATATATGGGCGATTATGTTATTTTCAGCAAGAGCTCTGATATGGATAACGCCTTCCAGCAGACCGAAACGTACAAGAACATCCCGGCCGTCAAGAACAACCAGGTATATGAGGTCGATGCCAAGAGCTTCTACTTCAATGATCCGCTGACGCTTGATTACCAGCTGGATTTCTTCATCAAGATGTTCCTGGGCAAGTGATTCCGATGAAAAAAGTGTCCATACAAACAGGATTCTCCTGGGGAAAGCTTGCAGCCGCGCTTCTCGTACTCATCCTGGCCTTTGCGGTATCGCTTGTGGTTGGGGCCAAGTCGACGACGCTGCATGAGGCATGGCAGGCGCTGTTCACTAACGCATCCGGAGATAATATCGGTCTGATACGGGAAATTCGCCTGCCGCGTATAGCGGCAGGCCTTCTCGTAGGCGCGGCACTGGCCGTATCAGGGGCGATCATGCAGGGGCTGACGCGCAATCCGCTGGCTGATCCCGGACTGCTGGGCATCACCTCCGGGGGCAATGCAGCGCTTGCTTGCGCCCTGGCTTTTATTCCTTCGCTGACTTATTCCGGCATTATGCTGGCCTGCTTTGTCGGAGCTGCGGTTGGTGCGCTGATGGTATTCGGACTCGGCGCGGCATCCAAAAGCGGATTGTCCTCCATACAGCTCGTGTTGGCGGGGGCGGCGGTCTCCGCACTGCTGACAGCGGTGGCTGAAGGTGTGGCGCTGTATTTCAAGCTGTCCAAGGATGTCTCCATGTGGACGGCCGCCGGACTGGTCGGTACGTCATGGGATCAGGTCCGCAGCATTCTGCCATTCGTCGTGATCGGCATTATTATCGCGATCGGCTTCGCCAGGCCTTTGACCATTCTCAGCCTTAATGATTCGACAGCCGTCGGTCTCGGTCTTCGAACCGGACAGGTCAAAGTTATACTCTTCGTGATGGTCGTGATCCTCTCGGGATCGTCCGTCGCTCTGGTAGGAAATATGGCCTTTATGGGCCTGATGATTCCGCATATTGTGCGAATGTTCGCGGGAACGGATTACCGGAACATTTTGCCGCTGTCGGCGGTATGCGGCGCTGCTTTCATGCTGCTTGCCGACACAGTCGGCCGCATGATCAACGCTCCGTATGAAACGCCGGTTGCAGCCATTATCGCTCTGCTGGGCCTTCCGTTCTTTCTGATTATCGTCAGAAAAGGAGGGAAATCACTGTCATGATCCGAAACGAACTATTGGCCAGACAGAGAACGATCGTCGCTTCGCTGATCTTCCTGCTGATCGGAACGCTGATTGTCGGAATGGGCATCGGCAGTTCCTCCGTGTCTTACGACCGGATTATTCCGACTCTTCTGGGACACGGTTCGTTTAAGGACGAATTCGTGCTCTTCTCCGTCCGGCTGCCCCGCATGATCGTGACGATGCTCTCGGGAATGGCTCTTGCTCTTTCCGGCTCCATTCTTCAGGCCGTAACACGCAACGATCTCGCCGATCCTGGCATTGTGGGGATCAACTCCGGAGCGGGAGTGGCGGTCGCTGTATTCTTTCTGTATGTTCCGGTAGACGCGGTTTCCTTTGCCTATATGCTGCCGCTGGTCGGATTTGCCGGCGGATTTCTCGCCGCGGTGCTCATCTACTTATTCGCGTACAGTAAGACCGAGGGGCTGCAGCCGCTCAAGCTGGTACTGACCGGGACGGGCTTTTCCATGGCGCTATCCGGCCTTATGATCATTGTGATCTCGTCGACCGACCGCCAGAAATTCGACTTTATCGCCAAATGGCTGGCGGGCAATATTTGGGGCACCGACTGGCCTTACATCTATGCACTGCTGCCTTGGCTGATCCTGCTGGTTCCGTTCGTTCTGTACAAGTCCAATGTGCTTAATCTGCTGTCGCTCAGCGAGCATGTAACGGTGGGGATCGGCGTCCGGATGCAGCGCGAACGGCTGCTGCTGATGATCGCTGCAGTAGCGCTTGCCTCGTCGGCCGTTTCGGTAACAGGGGGCATCGCCTTTATCGGCCTGATGGCTCCGCATATTGCGAAGTCGCTCGTAGGCCCAAGGCATCAGCTGTATGTTCCGATCTCACTCCTGCTAGGAAGCTGGCTGCTGATTGTCGCCGACCTGATCGGCCACAACATCGCGGGACCCGACGGTATCCCGGCCGGGGTCATAGCCGCGCTGATCGGTGCACCTTATTTCGCTTATCTGCTGCTGAAGAAATAATCCGTACATTGGAAATACAATTAGGCTTCAATTCGCTGCAAAAATAATGGAGGTTGTCACCGGAAGTCATAACATGACGGACCGGGACAACCTCCTTTTTGAGTGGACAGAGTTAGTAGAACATAGGGATTGGCGAGTGCTTGAATGTTTTCGAATATGTGCAGCTACGGACTGTTATTCAGTGTACATAGTTGTTCAGTGTACTTACTTATTCAGGTACGCCCATTCACGTTATCCTTTGGGCGTTCCCCGATATGAACAGCAGCATCCGGCTGATCAGCGGGTGGAGCACCGAAACATGTCCTTCTTCCGCAAAAAGGTGATAGGACACCCGGTCCAGCTCCCGGCCCTCCAGCAATTTTATTTGTTCATATATCTGCTGTGCATCCTGCAGCATCATGCCCTTCTCCAGTGAGCCGATAGCGATAAGGACCGACGGAGCCGGATATGCCGACGGGCGATTCTCGGCGCATTTCCAATCCTCCAGCATACTAAACAGAACATGGTCTTTCCACCAGATTGACGGGCTTCCCGCAATATAGGTTTGAAACAGATAAGGTCTTGTCATCAGCGTGTATAGACAGAAGAAGCCTCCGAGCGAGTGACCGAACAGGGAACGCTTGCCGCTGCCGGCCGGATACCTCCGGGAGATCATAGGCATTATTTCATTCTCGAAAAAATCCAGGAATGTTTCCGCTTCCCCATTGGCAGGCCAGGGAGTGCCATCCGGCCTTAGATCTTCCGGATTGGCGGGTATGGTTA includes these proteins:
- a CDS encoding glycosyltransferase, with the protein product MNVLYWILGGINLLMWGWAAAIYGLKGSKIGRLAETKPEPEPKDIRPLISVVIAARNEQKALERCIRSLAAQSYERFEIIVVDDRSSDGTGEIIKRMEAEFPQVTGFQITELPEGWMGKSHALHEGVKLAKGEWLLFTDGDILFHPECLAKAETSCRKEEVDHLSLIPDFKGSHLFSKWYGAYIFSSASSFGMLWKAKDPKAPQTLGVGAFNLLRRSAYEAIGTHAAFAYVTTDDNELAKRVKKFGLRQNVMYGSGMIAVWNWYESLRQLIGSVEKSLFTPGKAVMTTVACMLTMLYPWAGLFLGPIGARVVCGLSLLSVFWLYFRYSRHAGGGAWYGLAHPLIGLCLIAGGVRGAYRAKVNGGMTWRGTTYNLNNLKS
- a CDS encoding GNAT family N-acetyltransferase — its product is MMNNLTIREADGSDLDLLAEMNRQLIADEQHDNSMNIGQLKERMQRFIETDYTAYLFLFEGEITGYSLIRHHSNPLYIRHYFIRREYRRQGLGREAFLVLTGHLQTDKLDVEAMFWNERALSFWRSLGFKERSVYFRSSPNP
- a CDS encoding iron-hydroxamate ABC transporter substrate-binding protein; translated protein: MKKLWIPVFILMMAVVTACGNNGTNNAGGSSASTSPSPASPTASAPAASAESTIAPEGSTGTFTYQSDAGPVEVPVNPQRVVVLSGFTGNVLALGVNLVGVDSWSKNNPNFADKLKDVEAVSEEDLEKIIELKPDLIIAYDSVKNLDKLKQIAPTVVYTYAKVDYLTQHIEIGKLLNKEKEAQVWVDDFKARMATAGEEIRAKIGDKTISVMENDAKQFYLFGDHWGRGTEILYQGMKLNMPVKVKDAVAKDGWYAVSLEVLPEYMGDYVIFSKSSDMDNAFQQTETYKNIPAVKNNQVYEVDAKSFYFNDPLTLDYQLDFFIKMFLGK
- a CDS encoding FecCD family ABC transporter permease, coding for MKKVSIQTGFSWGKLAAALLVLILAFAVSLVVGAKSTTLHEAWQALFTNASGDNIGLIREIRLPRIAAGLLVGAALAVSGAIMQGLTRNPLADPGLLGITSGGNAALACALAFIPSLTYSGIMLACFVGAAVGALMVFGLGAASKSGLSSIQLVLAGAAVSALLTAVAEGVALYFKLSKDVSMWTAAGLVGTSWDQVRSILPFVVIGIIIAIGFARPLTILSLNDSTAVGLGLRTGQVKVILFVMVVILSGSSVALVGNMAFMGLMIPHIVRMFAGTDYRNILPLSAVCGAAFMLLADTVGRMINAPYETPVAAIIALLGLPFFLIIVRKGGKSLS
- a CDS encoding FecCD family ABC transporter permease, translated to MIRNELLARQRTIVASLIFLLIGTLIVGMGIGSSSVSYDRIIPTLLGHGSFKDEFVLFSVRLPRMIVTMLSGMALALSGSILQAVTRNDLADPGIVGINSGAGVAVAVFFLYVPVDAVSFAYMLPLVGFAGGFLAAVLIYLFAYSKTEGLQPLKLVLTGTGFSMALSGLMIIVISSTDRQKFDFIAKWLAGNIWGTDWPYIYALLPWLILLVPFVLYKSNVLNLLSLSEHVTVGIGVRMQRERLLLMIAAVALASSAVSVTGGIAFIGLMAPHIAKSLVGPRHQLYVPISLLLGSWLLIVADLIGHNIAGPDGIPAGVIAALIGAPYFAYLLLKK